A window of Opitutus sp. ER46 contains these coding sequences:
- a CDS encoding DUF3999 family protein, producing MKRPRRVLLNLGRAGLLLLTLSAARALEPTNWANRQPFLLGQPGLTRVALPPATLDAARPDRGDLRLLDPTGRETAFLLWSAPPPLPSPARAPHSFQATLRDNHTQLLIETGTSAPLTGLTLRTPADGFIKGALLERSDDGVQWSPLRSGAPLFRQHGAELLTLPLAGVSTAWLRVTLDDTRNTPVPFLGATLCVAVPQAPDSTRELPDVGLTQREEFAGVTVLTLDLGARHLPLAELQFDIGDALFTRRVKVAVRELRNEVATERVLAQGVIFRLGVGGAATAAELSVPLDLDAPARELLVYVENGDSPPLEIRGVRVRHRPVWLVFAAPLAGTYNLLTGNPNVPAPHYDLARLPRDLPEIPDTAAEPGTLRPMPGHTPRDPLAAAPLRGGVIDVSAWQFRKPVQFAGDAVQQLEIDLDVLAGTRNQLADVRLVRDGEQVPYLVERPALARALPLPFQPVERRGEPTFSRWRVPLPRARLPLSTLTLTSTSPLFTRYLRVYETASDDRGGWRDRVLADGTWNRTPDGGANLVLTFVSHPSQDELWIETNNGDNPPIVLSAVQAEYPVTRLLFRAEPGPLMLYYGNPGAATPRYDLALLAEPLLRADRQRAQPGPEEVLNPDGWATRAVGRSGLVFWSVLAGVVVVLLIVVARLLPKPPPTVAPPS from the coding sequence ATGAAAAGACCCCGCCGCGTGCTCCTTAACCTCGGCCGCGCCGGCCTCCTGCTCCTCACCCTCAGCGCCGCCCGCGCGCTGGAGCCCACCAACTGGGCCAACCGCCAGCCGTTCCTGCTCGGCCAGCCCGGGCTCACGCGCGTGGCCCTGCCCCCGGCCACGCTCGACGCCGCCCGCCCCGACCGCGGCGACCTGCGGCTGCTCGACCCGACCGGGCGCGAGACGGCGTTTCTCCTGTGGTCCGCCCCGCCACCCCTCCCCTCGCCTGCGCGTGCCCCGCACTCATTCCAGGCCACGCTGCGCGACAACCACACCCAGCTCCTGATTGAAACCGGCACCTCCGCCCCCCTCACCGGCCTCACCCTGCGCACGCCCGCGGACGGCTTCATCAAGGGCGCGCTCCTCGAGCGGTCCGACGATGGCGTCCAGTGGTCCCCGCTTCGCTCCGGCGCGCCGCTCTTCCGCCAGCACGGCGCCGAACTGCTGACGCTGCCGCTCGCCGGGGTGAGCACCGCCTGGCTGCGCGTGACGCTGGACGACACCCGCAATACGCCCGTGCCCTTTCTCGGTGCCACGCTCTGCGTCGCCGTGCCCCAAGCCCCGGACTCCACCCGCGAGCTGCCCGACGTCGGTCTCACGCAACGCGAGGAATTCGCCGGCGTCACCGTGCTGACGCTCGATCTCGGCGCCCGCCACCTCCCGCTCGCGGAGCTGCAGTTCGACATCGGCGACGCGCTGTTCACGCGGCGCGTGAAGGTCGCCGTCCGCGAACTCCGCAATGAGGTGGCCACCGAACGGGTGCTCGCCCAGGGGGTGATCTTCCGCCTCGGCGTCGGCGGCGCAGCCACCGCGGCCGAACTCAGCGTGCCCCTCGACCTGGATGCCCCGGCCCGCGAGCTCCTGGTGTATGTGGAGAATGGTGACAGCCCACCGCTGGAAATCCGCGGCGTGCGGGTACGCCACCGGCCCGTATGGCTCGTCTTCGCCGCCCCGCTCGCCGGCACCTACAACCTGCTCACCGGCAACCCGAACGTGCCGGCGCCGCACTACGATCTCGCCCGCCTCCCGCGCGACTTGCCCGAGATTCCCGACACCGCGGCCGAACCCGGTACGCTGCGCCCGATGCCCGGCCATACGCCGCGCGATCCGCTGGCCGCCGCGCCGCTGCGGGGCGGGGTGATCGACGTCTCCGCGTGGCAGTTTCGCAAACCGGTGCAGTTCGCGGGCGACGCCGTGCAGCAGCTCGAGATCGACCTCGACGTCCTCGCGGGCACGCGCAACCAGCTCGCCGACGTCCGCCTCGTCCGGGACGGCGAGCAGGTGCCGTATCTCGTCGAACGTCCCGCCCTCGCCCGGGCGCTTCCACTGCCCTTTCAGCCGGTCGAGCGGCGCGGTGAGCCCACGTTCTCCCGCTGGCGCGTCCCGTTGCCGCGCGCCCGTCTGCCGCTCTCGACCCTGACGCTCACGTCCACTTCGCCGCTCTTCACCCGCTACCTGCGCGTTTATGAGACCGCCTCGGACGATCGCGGCGGCTGGCGCGACCGCGTGCTGGCGGATGGCACCTGGAACCGCACCCCCGATGGCGGCGCAAACCTGGTTCTCACCTTCGTCTCCCACCCGAGCCAGGACGAGCTGTGGATCGAGACCAATAACGGCGACAATCCGCCAATCGTTCTGAGCGCGGTCCAGGCGGAGTATCCGGTCACGCGCCTGCTGTTCCGGGCCGAGCCCGGCCCGCTCATGCTGTACTACGGCAATCCCGGAGCAGCCACTCCCCGCTACGACCTCGCGCTCCTCGCCGAACCGCTCCTGCGCGCCGACCGCCAGCGCGCCCAACCCGGCCCCGAGGAGGTCCTGAATCCCGACGGCTGGGCCACGCGCGCGGTGGGCCGATCCGGCCTGGTCTTCTGGTCGGTGCTCGCCGGCGTCGTGGTCGTGCTCCTCATCGTGGTGGCCCGGCTGCTGCCGAAGCCGCCGCCCACCGTCGCGCCGCCCAGCTAA
- a CDS encoding prohibitin family protein produces MNRAQFGGANDGEFDGRSLKRLIGGAILVFAVVILASATAYVVQPGYRGVEVTLGTVSPEFKTEGFGLKQPFVTRIHQISVRQQTRPMPAECYSSDLQQVKMEVHVLYRVPEQSVVKIFREYAGEPFDTLIAPRVQEALKEVAATQSAEQIVKKREEIKTRALELARKKIGSDFLVVSDLVIYNLALSSELETAIEMKMVQEQEAEKAKFTQLKAQIEADTAIIRARGEAEAIQVRGTALKANPDFIKLQILQNWNGRSPLVVGGGESSVILSLDELTKHVAPVKTRAGSPAPAAVRPTR; encoded by the coding sequence ATGAACCGCGCGCAATTTGGTGGGGCAAACGATGGTGAGTTCGACGGCCGCAGCCTGAAGCGGCTGATCGGCGGCGCCATCCTCGTGTTCGCCGTCGTTATCCTGGCCTCGGCCACCGCCTACGTGGTGCAGCCGGGCTATCGTGGCGTGGAGGTGACGCTCGGCACCGTGTCGCCCGAATTCAAGACGGAGGGCTTTGGCCTGAAGCAGCCCTTTGTGACGCGCATCCATCAGATCTCGGTGCGGCAGCAGACGCGGCCGATGCCGGCGGAGTGCTACTCGTCGGACCTGCAGCAGGTGAAGATGGAGGTGCACGTCCTCTACCGCGTGCCGGAACAGTCGGTGGTGAAGATCTTCCGCGAGTACGCGGGCGAGCCCTTCGACACGCTGATCGCGCCGCGGGTGCAGGAAGCGCTGAAGGAAGTCGCCGCGACGCAGAGCGCGGAGCAGATCGTGAAGAAGCGTGAGGAGATCAAGACGCGGGCGCTCGAACTCGCGCGCAAGAAGATCGGCTCCGACTTCCTCGTCGTGAGCGACCTCGTGATCTACAACCTGGCGCTGTCCTCCGAGCTCGAGACGGCCATTGAAATGAAGATGGTGCAGGAGCAGGAGGCCGAGAAGGCGAAGTTCACCCAGCTCAAGGCGCAGATCGAGGCGGACACCGCGATCATCCGGGCCCGCGGTGAAGCCGAAGCCATCCAGGTCCGTGGCACCGCGCTGAAAGCGAACCCTGACTTCATCAAGCTGCAGATCCTGCAGAATTGGAACGGACGTTCCCCACTCGTGGTGGGCGGCGGCGAATCCAGCGTCATCCTGTCCCTCGATGAATTGACCAAGCATGTTGCGCCGGTGAAGACCCGGGCCGGTTCTCCGGCGCCGGCTGCCGTGCGCCCGACCCGATGA
- a CDS encoding DUF2339 domain-containing protein, translating to MEPLVALVVLVLALAFVAFPVWAIIRILALGRENDALARRLLALESDLDTLRRSSRPVISSAPTATPSAVAPAPAPARVVSPPSIAVTPSPLPPATASTPSAAAPLPPPLLPAAASRAPVGSASPSRPVESLAETPEPAGAVPAARRNWEQFMGAKFFAWLGGLAALLALAFFVKYSFEHELIPPEVRVAIGFVFAVGLVVGGLRVPRDRYAVTAQTFIATGIVSLYAVTYACNGFYHFAFFGPVATFLLMALITTAAFLLAVRLEARVVAVLGILGGFLTPVLLSTGQDNPVGLFGYLAVLDAGLIAVALHRRWHFLVVLGAAGTIAMEVGWAIHFLTPEKAPVAMVVTLGFSALFFAGYAWARHRGQTSVALSGSAIALPFVALGFAFAFLDYASVSARPGLLLPFILGADLVLLAVAWRDERLPRVHLVAGLVVFALLGTWTTRRLTADLLPWALAFSLIYAALHSAFPLVLARRRPDAAPAWWSQLFAPLTLLLLVIPLFRLEPVSIGLWFAVLLVDLLALGIAVLSASVAVVAAVLLLTLGAAAVWLFHLSPVVPVAGEFLLVVGGFAVAFFAASVWLARRLGLGAADSSRLGAWLGGPRAQLPAFSALLPFVLLILVTFRLPLPNPSGVYGLALLLVGLTLGLAVLLAIDWLPLCALVGAAAVQFAWQTTQFTPLSALLTSTWALAFTAVFAAYPFVFRRRLAETTGPWAVAALGAMIHFPLVYRSVQAGWPNDVMGLLPAAFALLPLGSLVAVLRRPPTTPAARLNQLAWFGGATLLFVTLIFPIQFERQWLTVAWALEGAALLWLFHRVPHPGLRATGVVLLTIAFVRLALNPAVLSYHARSTTPLFNWYLYSYGLVLAALFTGARLLAPPRERVLGVNAPAVLSVLGTVLAFLLLNIQIADFFTAPGSHVLTFQFSGNFARDMSYTIGWALFALSLLLVGIARRLRPARLAALALLGVTALKLFLHDLARLDSLYRVGALFAVALVAIGASFAYQRFLPGNEKTPPRAP from the coding sequence ATGGAACCCCTCGTCGCGCTTGTGGTGTTGGTCCTGGCCCTGGCCTTTGTCGCGTTCCCCGTCTGGGCCATCATCCGAATTCTCGCCCTGGGCCGCGAAAACGACGCGCTCGCCCGCCGACTCCTCGCACTGGAGTCCGACCTCGACACGCTGCGCCGCAGTTCTCGCCCCGTCATCTCGTCGGCCCCGACGGCAACTCCCAGCGCCGTGGCCCCTGCGCCTGCGCCCGCACGCGTGGTGTCGCCGCCCTCGATTGCGGTCACGCCTTCGCCGCTTCCACCCGCCACGGCGTCGACTCCCTCCGCCGCCGCTCCGCTGCCCCCACCGCTTCTTCCCGCCGCCGCCTCCCGCGCCCCGGTCGGTTCCGCGTCGCCGAGCCGCCCGGTTGAATCGTTGGCCGAAACACCGGAGCCCGCTGGCGCCGTCCCGGCCGCGCGGCGCAACTGGGAACAGTTCATGGGCGCGAAGTTCTTCGCCTGGCTCGGCGGTCTCGCTGCCCTCCTGGCCCTCGCGTTCTTCGTCAAGTACTCGTTCGAGCATGAGCTGATCCCGCCTGAGGTGCGGGTCGCGATCGGTTTCGTCTTCGCTGTCGGACTCGTGGTCGGCGGCCTGCGCGTGCCGCGCGACCGCTACGCCGTCACCGCGCAGACCTTCATCGCCACGGGCATCGTCTCGCTCTACGCGGTCACCTACGCGTGCAATGGCTTCTACCACTTCGCGTTCTTCGGTCCGGTCGCGACGTTCCTGCTGATGGCCTTGATCACCACCGCGGCGTTTCTCCTCGCGGTTCGACTCGAGGCGCGGGTGGTCGCCGTCCTCGGCATCCTCGGCGGTTTCCTCACGCCTGTCCTGCTCTCGACCGGACAGGACAACCCCGTCGGCCTGTTCGGCTACCTGGCCGTGCTCGACGCCGGGCTCATCGCGGTGGCGCTCCACCGGCGCTGGCACTTCCTCGTCGTCCTGGGGGCGGCCGGCACCATCGCAATGGAAGTCGGCTGGGCGATCCACTTCCTCACGCCGGAGAAAGCGCCGGTGGCGATGGTCGTCACGCTGGGATTCTCCGCGCTATTCTTCGCCGGGTACGCGTGGGCGCGTCACCGCGGGCAGACCAGTGTTGCGCTGAGCGGCTCTGCCATTGCCCTGCCATTCGTCGCCCTCGGATTCGCGTTTGCGTTTCTCGATTACGCCAGCGTCTCCGCGCGGCCCGGGCTCCTGCTCCCCTTCATCCTCGGCGCCGACCTCGTGCTTCTCGCCGTCGCGTGGCGCGACGAGCGCCTGCCACGCGTGCACCTGGTCGCCGGGCTCGTGGTCTTCGCGCTCCTCGGCACCTGGACCACCCGGCGGCTGACCGCTGACCTCCTGCCGTGGGCGCTCGCATTCTCCCTCATCTACGCCGCCCTGCATTCCGCCTTTCCGCTCGTGCTCGCCCGCCGGCGGCCGGACGCGGCGCCCGCGTGGTGGAGCCAGCTTTTCGCCCCGCTCACGCTGCTGCTGCTCGTCATTCCGCTCTTCCGCCTCGAGCCGGTATCCATCGGGCTGTGGTTCGCCGTGCTGCTCGTCGATCTCCTCGCGCTCGGCATCGCGGTCCTGTCCGCTTCGGTCGCCGTGGTCGCCGCCGTGCTCCTGCTTACCCTGGGCGCCGCCGCCGTGTGGCTGTTTCATCTATCGCCCGTCGTCCCCGTCGCGGGTGAATTTCTGCTCGTGGTCGGCGGCTTTGCCGTCGCCTTTTTCGCCGCCAGCGTGTGGCTCGCGCGGCGCCTTGGCCTCGGCGCAGCAGACTCCAGCCGGCTCGGCGCGTGGCTGGGCGGACCGCGCGCACAACTGCCAGCGTTCTCCGCCCTGCTCCCGTTCGTGCTGCTGATCCTGGTGACGTTCCGCCTGCCGCTTCCCAATCCCTCCGGCGTGTACGGACTCGCGCTGTTGCTGGTGGGGTTGACGCTCGGGCTCGCCGTGCTGCTGGCCATCGACTGGCTGCCGCTCTGCGCGCTCGTCGGCGCGGCCGCCGTTCAGTTTGCGTGGCAGACCACGCAGTTCACTCCGTTGTCCGCTCTTCTGACCTCGACGTGGGCCTTGGCTTTCACCGCGGTGTTCGCCGCCTACCCATTCGTGTTCCGGCGGCGGCTCGCGGAAACCACTGGTCCATGGGCGGTCGCCGCGCTCGGCGCCATGATTCACTTTCCCCTGGTGTATCGCAGCGTGCAGGCGGGCTGGCCCAACGACGTGATGGGCCTGCTACCGGCCGCGTTCGCCCTCCTGCCGCTCGGCAGTTTGGTCGCGGTGCTCCGGCGCCCGCCAACCACCCCCGCCGCGCGGCTCAACCAACTGGCGTGGTTCGGCGGCGCGACGCTGCTGTTCGTCACGCTGATTTTCCCGATCCAGTTCGAACGCCAATGGCTCACCGTCGCCTGGGCGCTCGAGGGCGCCGCGCTTCTCTGGCTGTTCCACCGCGTGCCTCACCCCGGCCTGCGCGCCACCGGGGTCGTGCTGCTGACGATCGCGTTCGTGCGGCTGGCGCTGAATCCCGCGGTGCTCTCGTACCACGCCCGCAGCACCACCCCGCTGTTCAATTGGTATCTTTACAGCTACGGGCTGGTCCTGGCGGCGCTGTTCACCGGCGCGCGCCTGCTCGCCCCACCGCGTGAGCGCGTGCTCGGCGTCAACGCGCCCGCCGTCCTCAGCGTCCTTGGCACGGTCCTTGCCTTCCTGCTCCTCAACATCCAGATCGCCGACTTCTTCACCGCGCCGGGCAGCCACGTCCTCACTTTCCAATTTTCCGGCAACTTCGCCCGCGACATGAGCTACACCATTGGCTGGGCGCTCTTCGCGCTGTCGCTGCTGCTCGTGGGCATCGCGCGGCGGCTCCGTCCCGCCCGGCTCGCCGCGCTCGCGCTGCTGGGCGTCACCGCCCTCAAGCTCTTCCTCCACGACCTCGCCCGCCTCGATTCGCTCTATCGCGTCGGCGCCCTGTTCGCCGTTGCGCTCGTGGCGATCGGCGCCTCCTTTGCCTACCAACGCTTTCTCCCCGGCAATGAAAAGACCCCGCCGCGTGCTCCTTAA
- a CDS encoding NADPH-dependent assimilatory sulfite reductase hemoprotein subunit, giving the protein MSLPTDLSPIPEKPLHKNEQLKAESNWLRGQIRHDLADASTGAISEESNQLCKFHGVYQQDDRDLRNQRRKEGREKAFIFMARVRVPGGVCTPQQWLELDRLADSHGNGTLKLTTRQAFQFHGVVKGNLRPLVQQINLAAGLSTVAACGDINRNVMCNPNPDQSTLHAQVWATAKAISDHLLPRTRAYHELWVNDELVSGGEPEDEPIYGRTYLPRKFKVAIAVPPSNDVDVYGNDLGFVAITDESGALAGYNVLVGGGMGMSHNQLETFPRIADVMGFCRPDQVVDVAEKVVLVQRDYGDRTDRKHARLKYTIEDRGLGWFRGEVERRLGYALAPARRFEFTHSGDRYGWTELAGGHGHYTLFIQSGRVKDTADYPLRTGLREIARVHRGDLRLTPNQNLIIGNVAPTDRPQIEALLRHYKLDTGNRATGLKRSAMSCVALPTCGLALAESERVLPELVTNFEQELEAVGLRDDEITLRITGCPNGCGRPFLAEIGLIGRAPGKYNIHLGAAFNGTRMNVLYKASVPLAEVRPLLSPILRDYATRRMPGERFGDFVLRTGYVHQTGTPHDFHEQRHASLGEAI; this is encoded by the coding sequence ATGAGCCTGCCCACCGATCTCTCACCCATTCCCGAAAAACCGCTGCACAAGAACGAGCAGCTCAAAGCCGAGAGCAATTGGCTCCGCGGCCAGATCCGCCATGACCTCGCCGACGCATCCACCGGCGCCATCTCCGAGGAGAGTAACCAGCTCTGCAAATTCCACGGCGTGTACCAGCAGGACGATCGCGACCTGCGAAACCAGCGCCGCAAGGAGGGACGCGAGAAGGCGTTCATCTTCATGGCACGCGTCCGCGTCCCCGGCGGCGTCTGCACCCCGCAGCAGTGGCTCGAGCTCGACCGCCTCGCCGACTCGCACGGCAACGGCACGCTGAAACTCACCACGCGGCAGGCGTTCCAGTTTCACGGCGTCGTGAAGGGCAACCTCCGCCCGCTCGTCCAGCAGATCAATCTCGCGGCCGGGCTCAGCACCGTGGCCGCCTGCGGCGACATCAACCGCAACGTCATGTGCAATCCCAACCCGGACCAATCCACGCTGCACGCGCAGGTCTGGGCCACGGCCAAGGCCATCAGCGATCACCTCCTGCCGCGCACCCGCGCCTACCACGAGCTTTGGGTGAACGACGAACTGGTCTCCGGCGGCGAGCCGGAGGACGAGCCGATCTACGGTCGCACGTACCTGCCCCGAAAGTTCAAGGTCGCGATCGCGGTGCCGCCGAGCAACGACGTCGATGTTTACGGCAACGACCTGGGCTTCGTCGCGATCACCGACGAGTCCGGCGCGCTGGCCGGCTACAACGTGCTCGTGGGCGGCGGCATGGGCATGTCCCACAACCAGCTCGAGACGTTTCCCCGGATCGCCGACGTCATGGGCTTCTGCCGCCCCGACCAGGTCGTCGACGTGGCGGAGAAGGTCGTGCTCGTGCAGCGTGATTACGGCGACCGCACCGACCGCAAGCACGCGCGGCTCAAGTACACCATCGAGGACCGCGGCCTCGGCTGGTTCCGCGGCGAGGTCGAGCGGCGGCTCGGCTACGCGCTCGCGCCCGCGCGGCGCTTCGAGTTCACCCACTCGGGCGACCGCTACGGCTGGACCGAACTCGCCGGCGGCCACGGCCACTACACGCTGTTCATCCAGAGCGGGCGCGTGAAGGACACCGCGGACTACCCGCTGCGGACGGGACTGCGCGAGATCGCCCGCGTGCACCGCGGCGACCTCCGCCTGACGCCCAATCAGAATCTCATCATCGGCAATGTTGCCCCCACCGACCGGCCGCAGATCGAGGCCCTCCTGCGTCACTACAAGCTGGATACCGGCAACCGCGCCACCGGGCTCAAGCGCAGCGCCATGTCGTGCGTGGCCCTGCCGACCTGCGGTCTCGCGCTGGCGGAGAGCGAGCGCGTGCTGCCGGAGCTCGTGACGAACTTTGAGCAGGAGCTCGAGGCCGTCGGACTGCGCGACGACGAGATCACGTTGCGCATCACCGGCTGCCCGAACGGCTGCGGCCGCCCCTTCCTGGCGGAGATCGGCCTGATCGGCCGCGCCCCCGGCAAGTACAACATTCACCTCGGCGCCGCGTTCAACGGCACCCGCATGAACGTCCTCTACAAGGCCTCCGTTCCGCTTGCCGAGGTCCGTCCGCTGCTCAGCCCGATCCTGCGCGACTACGCCACGCGGCGCATGCCCGGCGAACGCTTCGGTGATTTCGTCTTGCGCACCGGGTACGTCCATCAGACCGGCACCCCGCACGACTTCCACGAGCAGCGCCACGCGTCGCTCGGCGAAGCGATCTGA
- a CDS encoding DNA gyrase/topoisomerase IV subunit A: protein MPKKKPSSDQPELPLGNDVQKPEAGSRKPEAGGQKPEAGKQKPEAGSRKPEDGGRKPEAGKQKPEAGSRKPEDGGRKEGPEGGTLETAAKEEAQPAGHEEGNGNGDALPAAALAPARVGKVQDEQAPLAEHYRNWFLDYASYVILDRAVPHIDDGLKPVQRRVLHTMWEMDDGRFHKVANIVGATMRFHPHGDASIGAALVGIAQRGWLIEPQGNFGNTLTGDDAAAPRYIEARLTGFAKEVLFNPKTTTWQLSYDGRAKEPVTLPAKFPIVLLEGAEGIAVGLSTKILPHNFNDLCRAAINHLQGKTFRIFPDFPTGGIADFSEYNDGERGGKVKIRARIEQRSKYLLAITELPFGLSTEALIESILAANAKGKIKIKHVDDNTADKVEILVHLPQGADAEQLIQQLYVFTSCQLNISPAACVIVRDERGNDRPQFLGVRDILKRAVEQTRELLKRELEIKLEELEQQWHWDSLERIFIEERIYRRIEKSKTWENVLEEIREGLKPFLKQLRRPVTEDDIVRLTEIRIKRISAYNRFQADEAITKIEAGIKETKANLKNLTGYTVAWYEMLQEKYGKGHKRRTEYDEIEQINAAEVVSANQRLYVNREDGFIGLNWRQHEFVTECTILDSVLCIMRDGSLKVSKVADKVFMGRDIIHCAVFPKDGDPNFYTMVYQDKDTGKAFAKRFQIGGLSRDKLYPLTKSEGSKIVYLDVSKTEKEMPQKLMIYIDGRSGARVREFEFEVAHVPISSRNAKGLTVSKWPVKDVRRVDLALR from the coding sequence ATGCCGAAGAAGAAACCGTCCTCCGATCAACCTGAGCTGCCGCTGGGCAATGACGTGCAGAAGCCGGAGGCCGGAAGCCGGAAGCCAGAAGCCGGAGGCCAGAAGCCGGAGGCCGGAAAGCAGAAGCCAGAGGCAGGAAGCCGGAAGCCCGAGGACGGAGGCCGGAAGCCGGAGGCCGGAAAGCAGAAGCCAGAGGCAGGAAGCCGGAAGCCCGAGGACGGAGGCCGGAAGGAAGGCCCCGAAGGCGGAACGCTGGAAACGGCCGCGAAAGAAGAAGCGCAGCCGGCCGGGCACGAAGAGGGCAACGGCAATGGCGACGCGTTGCCGGCGGCGGCGTTGGCGCCGGCCCGCGTGGGCAAGGTGCAGGATGAGCAGGCCCCGCTCGCGGAACACTACCGCAACTGGTTCCTCGACTATGCCAGCTACGTGATTCTCGACCGCGCGGTGCCGCACATCGATGATGGCCTCAAGCCGGTGCAGCGCCGCGTTCTCCACACCATGTGGGAGATGGACGACGGTCGTTTTCACAAGGTCGCCAACATCGTGGGCGCCACGATGCGTTTTCACCCGCACGGCGACGCCTCGATCGGCGCCGCGCTCGTGGGCATCGCGCAACGCGGCTGGCTGATCGAGCCGCAGGGCAATTTCGGCAACACCCTCACCGGCGACGACGCGGCCGCGCCGCGTTACATCGAGGCGCGGCTGACCGGCTTCGCGAAGGAGGTCCTGTTCAATCCGAAGACCACGACCTGGCAGCTCAGCTACGACGGCCGCGCGAAGGAGCCGGTCACGCTGCCGGCCAAGTTCCCCATCGTGCTGCTCGAGGGCGCCGAGGGCATCGCCGTCGGCCTCTCGACGAAGATCCTGCCGCACAATTTCAACGACCTCTGCCGCGCCGCCATCAATCACCTGCAGGGGAAAACCTTCCGGATCTTCCCCGATTTTCCGACGGGCGGCATCGCCGATTTCTCGGAGTACAACGACGGCGAGCGCGGCGGCAAAGTGAAGATCCGCGCCCGGATCGAGCAGCGCTCGAAGTACCTGCTCGCGATCACCGAGCTGCCGTTCGGCCTCTCCACCGAGGCGCTCATCGAGTCCATCCTCGCCGCCAACGCGAAGGGGAAGATCAAGATCAAGCACGTCGACGACAACACCGCCGACAAGGTCGAGATCCTCGTCCATCTCCCGCAGGGCGCCGACGCCGAGCAGCTCATCCAACAGCTCTACGTCTTCACGAGCTGCCAGCTGAACATCTCGCCCGCGGCGTGCGTCATCGTGCGCGACGAGCGCGGCAACGACCGTCCGCAGTTCCTGGGCGTGCGCGACATCCTCAAGCGGGCGGTCGAGCAGACGCGCGAGCTGCTGAAGCGCGAACTCGAGATCAAGCTCGAGGAACTCGAGCAGCAGTGGCACTGGGACTCGCTCGAGCGGATTTTCATCGAGGAGCGCATCTATCGCCGCATCGAAAAGTCGAAGACCTGGGAAAACGTGCTCGAGGAGATACGCGAGGGATTGAAGCCCTTCCTCAAGCAGCTCCGCCGCCCGGTGACGGAGGATGACATCGTCCGCCTCACCGAAATCCGCATCAAACGCATCTCGGCCTACAACCGGTTCCAGGCCGACGAGGCGATCACCAAGATCGAGGCGGGCATCAAGGAGACGAAGGCCAACCTGAAGAACCTCACCGGCTACACGGTCGCCTGGTACGAGATGCTGCAGGAAAAGTACGGCAAGGGGCACAAGCGTCGCACCGAGTACGACGAGATCGAGCAGATCAATGCCGCAGAGGTCGTCTCGGCCAACCAGCGCCTGTATGTGAATCGCGAGGATGGCTTCATCGGCCTCAACTGGCGCCAGCACGAGTTCGTCACCGAGTGCACCATCCTCGACAGCGTGCTGTGCATCATGCGCGACGGCTCGCTGAAGGTGAGCAAGGTGGCCGACAAGGTCTTCATGGGCCGCGATATCATCCACTGCGCGGTTTTCCCGAAGGACGGCGACCCGAACTTTTACACCATGGTGTACCAGGACAAGGACACCGGGAAGGCGTTCGCCAAGCGCTTCCAGATTGGCGGCCTCTCGCGCGACAAGCTCTATCCGCTGACCAAGTCCGAGGGTTCGAAGATCGTCTATCTCGACGTGAGCAAGACCGAGAAGGAGATGCCGCAGAAGCTGATGATCTACATCGACGGCCGCAGCGGCGCGCGGGTGCGCGAGTTCGAGTTCGAGGTCGCGCACGTGCCGATCAGCTCGCGCAACGCCAAGGGCCTTACCGTCTCGAAATGGCCGGTGAAGGACGTGCGGCGCGTGGACCTGGCACTGCGCTGA
- a CDS encoding prohibitin family protein, whose protein sequence is MKPRTIVGLIGGAVLIFILILAATSASYVVEPGNRGVQVTLGKVSSEFKPEGFGFKMPFITTVVPQAIRQQTAKMRADCYSSDLQQVKIDVRLLYRVPQASVVTIYRDYAGDPFDTLIRPRVAEALNEVTASRTAELIVKKREEVKSMALQSARRKVGDLLVIEDVVLENIDLTNALEAAIEAKMVQEQEAARSRFAQQQAQIEANTAVIKARGEAESIVLRGKALRENPSVLELQVIEHWDGITPLVVGPGATGANMMLPLGDFTTGAKPVQKEEKP, encoded by the coding sequence ATGAAACCCAGAACCATCGTCGGCCTGATTGGCGGCGCGGTGTTGATCTTCATCCTGATCCTCGCGGCGACCTCGGCCAGCTACGTTGTCGAACCCGGCAACCGCGGCGTCCAGGTGACGCTCGGCAAGGTGTCGTCGGAATTCAAACCCGAGGGGTTTGGCTTCAAGATGCCCTTCATCACGACGGTCGTGCCGCAGGCGATCCGGCAGCAGACGGCGAAGATGCGCGCGGACTGCTATTCGTCGGACCTGCAGCAGGTGAAGATCGACGTGCGGCTGCTCTATCGCGTGCCGCAGGCCTCCGTCGTCACGATCTACCGCGACTACGCAGGCGATCCGTTTGACACGCTGATTCGGCCCCGCGTGGCGGAGGCGCTGAATGAAGTCACGGCCTCGCGGACGGCGGAACTCATCGTGAAGAAGCGCGAGGAGGTGAAGTCGATGGCCCTGCAGAGTGCCCGCCGGAAGGTGGGCGACCTCCTCGTGATTGAGGACGTGGTGCTGGAGAATATCGACCTGACGAACGCGCTGGAGGCGGCGATTGAGGCCAAGATGGTGCAGGAGCAGGAGGCGGCCCGTTCGCGCTTCGCCCAGCAGCAGGCGCAGATCGAGGCCAACACCGCCGTCATCAAGGCGCGCGGCGAGGCGGAATCGATCGTGCTGCGCGGCAAGGCGCTGCGGGAAAACCCGAGCGTCCTCGAACTGCAGGTGATCGAACATTGGGACGGCATCACGCCGCTGGTGGTGGGACCCGGGGCAACCGGGGCCAACATGATGCTGCCGCTGGGTGATTTCACGACCGGCGCGAAGCCGGTACAGAAGGAGGAAAAACCATGA